The following proteins come from a genomic window of Thermoleophilia bacterium:
- a CDS encoding biotin--[acetyl-CoA-carboxylase] ligase, translating to MEPYVPVVHIESGAMSERKRTVLDMLRESDDFVSGEAMSESLGISRNAIHKHINSLRRRGFRILGVSRRGYRLQQEPSSLSMTDVAQLTEQCSLARSFRHHDEIASTNVEARNLAIEGAPEGTVVVAECQSAGRGRLGRRWVSPAGKGLLYSVILRPDMAMGDVHLLTLVAAVATAECLERAVNVPVSIKWPNDLFIGDKKVAGILMEVAGDQDDVDWVVVGIGVNVNTEFVELPVVLRRSATSLLMAGGEPVDRSDLLASLLLALEKRLAGVLEEGFDGVLSAFRKRDYLLKRRVSVETREGTVTGTASGIDDRGALLLELPERRMRRFHSGDVTVRH from the coding sequence ATGGAACCATACGTCCCGGTAGTCCACATCGAGTCGGGTGCCATGAGTGAGCGCAAACGCACAGTTCTGGACATGCTTCGTGAGAGCGATGACTTCGTCTCCGGAGAAGCGATGAGCGAGTCTCTCGGGATCTCGCGCAACGCCATCCACAAGCACATCAATTCGCTGCGGCGACGCGGATTTCGAATCCTCGGGGTCTCTCGTCGCGGTTACAGGCTCCAGCAAGAACCTAGCTCACTCTCAATGACCGACGTGGCTCAACTCACTGAGCAGTGCTCGCTCGCAAGGTCCTTTCGCCATCATGATGAGATCGCGTCAACGAATGTCGAGGCGAGGAATCTGGCAATCGAAGGAGCGCCCGAAGGGACCGTCGTCGTCGCCGAATGTCAGTCTGCCGGCCGCGGACGCCTCGGCCGCCGGTGGGTGTCACCTGCGGGCAAGGGCCTCCTCTACTCCGTCATTCTGCGCCCCGACATGGCGATGGGCGACGTTCACCTCCTCACCCTCGTCGCCGCCGTCGCCACAGCGGAATGTCTCGAGCGAGCCGTGAACGTACCTGTGAGCATCAAGTGGCCCAACGATCTCTTCATTGGAGACAAGAAGGTTGCCGGCATCCTGATGGAGGTTGCCGGCGATCAGGACGACGTTGACTGGGTGGTCGTCGGCATCGGCGTGAACGTCAACACCGAATTCGTCGAACTCCCCGTCGTGCTTCGACGCTCCGCGACGTCGCTTCTCATGGCTGGAGGAGAGCCGGTAGACCGCAGCGACCTCCTCGCGTCGCTCCTTCTCGCCCTGGAGAAGCGTCTTGCGGGAGTTCTCGAAGAGGGATTCGACGGCGTGCTCAGTGCGTTTCGCAAGAGGGACTACCTGCTGAAGAGGCGTGTCAGCGTCGAGACACGCGAGGGAACTGTCACAGGCACAGCTTCGGGGATCGACGATCGGGGGGCACTCCTCTTGGAGTTGCCCGAGCGACGCATGCGTCGTTTCCACTCGGGCGACGTTACCGTTCGCCACTAA
- a CDS encoding biotin transporter BioY — translation MLATTSTRNLAQAALYTALIALGAFITVPLGPVPFTLQPLFVLLAGLTLGARLGALSAVAYIVLGLVAPVYAGGTSGIGVLLGPTGGYLIGFVLAAAVAGALGSTPRASTMRRVSAALAGLIPLYVLGASWLALSLQVSDYRTILVGGVLQFLPLDVVKAVAAGVLAQAMLTSRRAAHSGASDHSDLRSGDPADAG, via the coding sequence ATGCTGGCGACAACCTCGACCCGCAACCTCGCGCAGGCAGCACTCTATACCGCCCTGATCGCACTCGGCGCCTTCATAACCGTACCGCTCGGCCCCGTGCCATTCACTCTGCAGCCGCTCTTCGTCCTGCTTGCAGGGCTCACGCTCGGGGCCAGACTCGGCGCGCTAAGTGCTGTCGCCTATATTGTCTTGGGCCTGGTGGCACCAGTCTACGCGGGAGGCACCTCCGGCATCGGGGTCCTCCTCGGCCCCACCGGCGGCTATCTCATCGGATTCGTCCTCGCTGCCGCGGTCGCCGGAGCACTTGGGAGCACACCCCGAGCAAGCACCATGCGTCGGGTATCGGCAGCGCTCGCCGGCTTGATCCCCCTCTACGTGCTCGGCGCCAGTTGGCTCGCTCTCAGCCTACAGGTTTCGGACTACAGAACGATTCTCGTCGGCGGCGTGCTCCAGTTCCTCCCGCTCGACGTTGTGAAGGCAGTCGCAGCCGGGGTTCTCGCTCAGGCAATGCTCACGTCGCGGCGGGCCGCTCATTCTGGGGCGTCAGACCACTCAGATCTGCGATCGGGCGACCCCGCAGACGCAGGTTGA
- a CDS encoding HD-GYP domain-containing protein yields the protein MVSDSSARAVAPKYFSLRKRAGLCILEKRPQTLVGVGILGALCSAAAFVYALGVPVAVSPREALVGALILAVLAVVSEELSVTVSGRVTIAASNLPTVLAVMFLGAWPALVVAAVVGLWGCWRDASLSLTVYNFANAVCSAFVAWVVFAAVQAAIGFSPGVLTWSLLFAGAAANIAYELSSLSLVAVGARLRYGTEVKSLWQAEALPFARSLVILTALGLTVAAVYAKAGGFAVALLVVPLFAAQYMFKLLVREKEHAAIQEELTDKYLEMNIGLAAAMVVLLDSKDQYTAQHSAAVAMYCRDMATSLKLSDDERNAIHFAGLLHDLGKVGVPDAVLRKEHTLTADEWSLIRQHPAKGAEVLSHIVAYQGIADIVLYHHERIDGSGYPLGVTGDKIPELSKILAVADAYHAMTSDRPYRAALSSFEALRELRASAGTTFDAKYVETLAGVLCDKGLDYRNGSATGFMEEFEYGRINLRLRGRPIADLSGLTPQNERPAAT from the coding sequence GTGGTGTCGGACTCAAGTGCTCGTGCCGTTGCGCCGAAGTACTTCTCGTTACGCAAGCGGGCTGGGCTGTGTATCTTGGAGAAGCGTCCTCAGACGTTAGTCGGCGTCGGCATCCTTGGCGCCCTGTGTTCCGCGGCTGCTTTCGTCTACGCTCTGGGCGTTCCCGTGGCGGTGTCTCCTCGGGAGGCTCTTGTCGGTGCGCTCATTCTCGCTGTTCTTGCGGTAGTCTCGGAGGAGCTCAGCGTCACCGTTTCGGGGCGAGTAACCATCGCGGCGAGCAATCTACCCACGGTCCTTGCTGTTATGTTTCTTGGGGCCTGGCCAGCGCTGGTGGTCGCTGCTGTCGTCGGCCTATGGGGATGTTGGCGCGACGCGAGCCTTAGTCTTACCGTGTATAACTTCGCGAACGCGGTTTGTTCCGCTTTCGTGGCATGGGTCGTGTTTGCAGCCGTCCAAGCGGCCATAGGTTTTTCTCCCGGCGTGCTCACTTGGAGCCTCCTGTTCGCGGGTGCCGCCGCGAACATCGCGTACGAACTGTCGAGTCTCTCATTGGTCGCAGTGGGTGCACGTCTTCGCTATGGCACCGAAGTGAAGTCCCTCTGGCAGGCAGAAGCACTGCCTTTCGCCCGTTCGCTCGTCATCCTAACCGCGCTGGGTTTGACCGTTGCCGCCGTCTACGCCAAAGCGGGCGGTTTCGCTGTGGCTCTTCTCGTGGTCCCCCTGTTCGCGGCGCAGTACATGTTCAAGCTCCTCGTGCGCGAGAAGGAACATGCCGCCATTCAAGAGGAACTCACCGACAAGTACCTTGAGATGAACATCGGGCTGGCGGCAGCGATGGTCGTTCTTCTCGATAGCAAGGACCAGTACACTGCGCAGCATTCTGCCGCTGTTGCGATGTACTGTCGCGATATGGCCACCAGTCTCAAACTGTCAGACGACGAACGGAACGCGATTCATTTCGCCGGACTGCTGCATGACTTGGGGAAGGTAGGCGTGCCGGATGCGGTGCTCAGGAAGGAGCACACACTGACCGCGGATGAGTGGTCGCTGATTCGACAACATCCGGCAAAGGGCGCGGAAGTGCTCTCGCATATTGTTGCCTATCAGGGTATTGCGGACATCGTTCTCTATCATCACGAGCGGATCGACGGTAGCGGCTACCCACTCGGAGTGACCGGCGATAAGATTCCGGAGCTCAGCAAGATACTCGCTGTCGCTGACGCGTACCATGCAATGACCTCAGATCGGCCGTATCGTGCCGCCCTCAGTTCCTTCGAGGCGCTGAGGGAGCTTCGCGCATCGGCGGGCACGACTTTCGATGCGAAGTACGTGGAGACACTTGCCGGGGTGTTGTGCGACAAGGGCCTTGACTACCGCAACGGCAGCGCGACCGGCTTCATGGAGGAGTTCGAGTATGGTCGCATCAACCTGCGTCTGCGGGGTCGCCCGATCGCAGATCTGAGTGGTCTGACGCCCCAGAATGAGCGGCCCGCCGCGACGTGA